The window ACTGATAATGAATCAATTGACAACAAAAAAGACAGAAGATTTTTGTTCTTCTGCCTTCTGGGACGGGCTAGGAGGGATTCGAACCCCCGACACCGTGGTCCGTAGCCACGTGCTCTAGTCCACTGAGCTACAAGCCCTTGATGGAGTCACTTGTTTAAGTCACCCACCGATTAATAATCGTAACACACCTAACTCAAATGCAGCAAGAAAATTTTTCAACTCAACCCCTGACTCATTTAGATTCTCACGGTCAAGCCCAAATGGTGGATGTTTCCGGCAAGGTAGCCACCCGGCGTCAGGCGATCGCCGCCGCCCAAGTTAGGATGCAAACCGCTACGTTTGAAGCGATTGAAGCGGGTAATGCTCCTAAAGGGGATGTCCTCGGAACCGCAAGACTGGCGGGCATTATGGCAGCTAAACAAACCGCCCAATTGATTCCCCTGTGCCATCCCTTACCCCTGCATAAAGTAGAAGTGCAACTCACTCCCGATCCCCAACTACCCGGATATCAGATTCAGGCGTCCGTCACCACCAAAGCCGAAACGGGTGTGGAAATGGAAGCGCTGACAGCCGTTTCCGTTGCAGCCCTCACTCTGTATGACATGGCAAAAGCTTTGGAAAAGTCCATCCAGATTGAATCGATTCGCCTATTGCAGAAGACAGGCGGCAAGTCAGGGGATTACCTCCTTGAGGAGGATGTTGTCAGTTAGAGGCGTAGAATTAAGCTAGTGGCTAGAAATGACCACTAAACCCTGACCACTGACAGCTATACTATGCCTCCTCGTTGGCCTCGCAAACCCGATCGCAATGACCCAGACTATCGCCGCTTAGATGACCGGATGAACTTTGCCGTGCATGTGGCTCTTTTTGCGGCTTTTAACTCTGGGATTTGGTTTTTTAGAACCCTGTATCATACCAACTGGAGTTGGGCGGCATGGGTGACTGGAACTTGGGCATTGATTTTGCTAGCCCATGCAATTTATATCTTTGCGATCGCCAATTATTCCCTCGTACCGTCCAAAGATAGTCCCACAAAATCTTCCTAAAGTTCAACCGACCTCATTCAATGCCCCCTTAGTATTGATCACACAGGCATCGACATCCGTAGAATTGGTTAATTCCTATGCGTCAAACCAACACAACAGAATCCATCGAAGCCCTCGCGGCTGAGATTGGGGAAAACATTTACATCGATATTGCCAAGTGGCACCTTTACTTGAGGGATGCCCATCTGCATACCACTTTGGCAGAACGAGTCTATCCCTTACTCACCAATAACACCCTAGAAGAAAGGGAAGTCCTCCGCATTCTAGAAGATATTTCTGTTCAGTTGGGGGGCGGGAAGCGGCAAGTTCCGTTAATTGACCTACTCCCTACAAGCTGTCAGGTTAACTTAATGGATCTACTCGAAGAGTATCAGCGTAACCTCTGACCTCCAATTTTGAGTTTTATTTCATCCTTTTTCGTTCAAAAGTTTTTAACTAGTCGATTAAGGAAAATCAGCCTAAGCCTCTAACTCTTTGAGTACTTTTTCCCCCCACCAAGCATTCTCCCAGGGGGGCATATTTTTGGGGCAAGCCACTAAGGCTGTTTGAGATTCCAGCAAATACTGTTCTAAACTAGCGAGCTCATCGGCTAACTGATTGTCATCTAATATTTCCTCTCTAATGAACAGTTGGGCAAGCTCATCGGCTAAGTGTTCGTCATCCAACCAACTTTCATCTCCTGTTTCACTCTCAGAAGACCAATTGGGAAATACTCTAAAATCGGTTTGAGAGAATAAAGATTTTTTGGTGTTGAACGTTTTTTCGTCTAAGGTTTCAGGAGAAATTTGTGAGTTATAAAAATTGCTGGAATCAAAAGCTGCCATGTCTGTAACCGGGATTGCTTGACTGTTTAAATCTACAATTTTTAGCCCTATATCTGCCCTGGAATAGGTCATAAAAATAGGTGATATTTAAAACCTAAACAAGTGATTTCCAAGACAAGCTAGGGCGAACCCGATCAACATTAGAGGTGATTTGAATCACCAGTAGTAGACAGGAAGTTCAGCTCCATGCCCACTGGATGAATCATTCACCTCCCCAACTTCCGGCGTAGACGAGAGGCAAACATATCCACCTCTGGTAAATTGAGCCGTGTGGCAATCAGAGCAAAGACACCTAAGCCCACAATTCCAGATAAACTCAATTGCACCAGTCCAACCAACAATCCTTGAGCAGTCCAAACTTGCTGAATACCCCAATTGACTCCCCAACTGGCAAACCCTGCCACAACGCTGCCAGCAATTAAACCCAGGATCGGTAAGCTCCATTCTCCCAACGGTAAGCCCCGGAGTTTGCGATTTAATAGCCAGAGCAGCGCGATTGTTGAGGTGAAATTCACGCCTACAGTAGCCAAAATCAAACCGGGCGCACCGAAACGCTGCACGAGAACGTAATCCAGCACGGCGTTGAGCAAGATATTGATGATACTAATGCGAAACGGCGTCTCACCATCGCCCAAAGCATAAAACACCCGCACCAAGACATCCCGTGCCAAGTAGACAAACATCCCAATCCCGTAGGCTACCAGCAAGGAAGCAACGAGCTCTGAAGCTTGGCTCTGGAAGGCTCCACGTTGATAAACCACTTGTACGATGGGAACCGCCAACGTCATCATCAAGGCACCCAAAGGCAACATGGTAATGGCGGTAAGGAGTAATCCCTGACGAATGCGCTGCTTGAGTTCAGGCCAATTTTCGGGAGCGGCAAGCCGGGAGAAGGTTGGCAGCAACGGCACTAAAATCATATTGGAAATAATTCCCAGTGGCGTTTGCACTAATAACCCTGCATAGCTGATTGCCGCCGCAGCGCCGGGGATGGCAGAGGCAAAAAACAAATCGGTGTATAGGTTAATCTGCAACATTCCGGAGGAAAGAGTGGCTGGCCCCATGATTTTGAGCACATCAGTCACGCCTGGTTGCTTCCAATTCAACCGCAGGCGTAACGTCCCTAAACCCGCCCGCCACTGAGCCACCACTTGCACTAACCACTGTAAGATGGCTCCACTGACTGTACCCCATGCCAAAACCATGCCGCCCAACATGACGTATTTGGGGGCGGTAATTTGACTGCCCAGTTGTAAGGCTAAAATCCCAATTCCGCCAATCACCGTGATGCTGGAAAATAAAGGACTCACCGAAGGAAGCCAGTACATGTCAGCGGCGTTGAGGGTGCCGAAGCCAATCCCGATGAGTCCGGCAAGGACAGCCATCGGAGCCATGATTTGCAATTGTTGGATGGCGATCGCCCGGACTTGGGGTGTTAACCCAGGCCCGATCAAGTCGATGAAGACGCCGGAAAATAGAACCAGAACCAGGACAACGAGCAGTAAAATCGCTCCCACGAAGGTTGTGATGGTTTCGACAATGGGAGCGGCTTCCGAGCGATCGCGCTTAGCCAAGACACTCACAATCGCGCTGTGAAATGGGCCATTGATCCCACCCAGTAAAATCAACAAAAAGCCCGGAATCACGTAGGCGTAGCTGTAAGCATCAACCGCTGGCCCGACCCCAAAAGCCGCCGCGATCGCTTGCTGACGCACCAATCCAAAAACTTTACTAATCAGGGTGGCAACCGCCACGATGCCGGCAATTCCGGATAGGGAACGAGCGGTCTTCTGGGTTTTCGACACAAATAATTATTAATTACTTCAGGAATCATAATATTCAATTCTGAATTTTATCCAACAATCTGGAGTCTTTTTTCCTGGGGCGGATGGGCGCATCACACTTCCATGCAGGCACGACTCAACGAAAATGTAATACAGTCCAAAACTCAAACGGCTAACTAAGATCAGTAGCAAGCGGTAGCCCTAGTTAAAAACGCAATCAGATGACTCGCTTAAACCTGGACGACTTCGCCAAGCAAATACAAGATTGGTGCCAACGCCTAGCCCAACTGCAACAACTGACAGGTGAATCACCTTCAACGCCACAACAGCAGGAAATTATCCTAACAGCCGTTGAAGGACTCAGTACCGCCTTTGAAGAACTGCAAGTCGCTAACGAGGAACTGTATCAGCAGCATGAGAAGTTATTAATGACTCAACAGGCTTTAATCGCAGAACGTCAGCGCTACCAGCAATTGTTTGAGTTTGCACCTGATGCTTACCTAGTAACCGATGTCAATGGGGTGATTCAAGAAGCCAACCGTGCTGCCGCCACACGACTCAACCATTCGCAACAGTTCTTGGTCGGCAAGCCGTTAGCTTGTTACGTTGTTAAGGAAGAGCGTCGAGCCTTTCGGAATCAACTCAATCAGCTGCGTCAGGTGGAGGGGGTGCAGGAATGGGAGGTGAGCTTGCGATCGCCCGATCAAACGCCCCTGATTACTGCCCTGAGGGTAGGGACAATCCAGTCTCCGGAAGGTCAGCCAATGGGTTTCCGTTGGCTGATGCGCGATATTACAGAACACAAGCGGATAGAGTTAGAGCTACGGCAAGCTCATGAACGCTTGCATCTGGCTGCCAACGCTTTGGATGGTATTATCTACGACTGGAACGTTGAAAATGGCACCGTTGACAGGACACAAGGTCTGGTTGAGGTTTTAGGCTATCGTCCGGAAGAAGCGCAACCGACCCTTGATTGGTGGACTCAGTTTATCCATCCCGATGATCGACAGCCTGTTCGTCAGGTGATTTCCAACGCCCTCGCCAACAGCAGTGCTTTTGACACCGAATATCGGATTCGCGACAAAAACTATCAGTACCTGCATATTTGGGATAGAGGACAGATTATCAGAAATGCCAGTGGGCGGGCTGTGCGTGTCGTTGGTAGTACCTTGAACATTAGCGGTCGCAAACAAGCCGAGGAACAAGCCCAACAAAGTGCGGCTGAAATTCGTCAAATCTTTAACATGTTACCCAGTTTGGTCTGGAAGTTTTGCCCTACCCGATTCCAGTTTGTCTATATCAGTGATATGATGGCTGAACTCAGTGGCATTTCCAGAGAGGCATTCTTGGAGAATCCTCAAATTTGGGATGACCGAGTTGACTTAGGAAATGAGTCGCAAGAGGCGCTCAGAATCTCTTGGGAAGCCATTCGTAAAGGCGAATCCTACCGAGTTATTTATCGGTTTCACACCCTTCACCGAGGAGTTCGATGGTTTGAAGTGATCGGGCGAGCGGTTGATGAGGAGGGCGTACTGTATTACTACGGCAGCACCACAGATATCACCGAGTGCAAGCAAGCAGAAGAATCCTTGCACAGGCTGAACCAAGAATTAGAAAATCGAGTCAAAGAGCGCACATCTGAGCTAGAACAGCTCAATCACCAACTCCTTGCAGAGATTGCTGAACGCATGAGCGTTGAGGCAGCACTCCATCAACGGGAACAGGAATATCGAGCCTTGGTGGAACATGCACCTGATATTATTGAGCGGTTTGACCCACAAGGGCGTCATCTTTATGTCAACCCCGCCATTGAAAGCGTTACAGGTAAACCACCGAATGAGTTTATTGGCAAAACCAATCGAGAACTCGGTATCTCAGAACCCAATTTAGCAATTTGGGAGCAGGCGTTAAGTAGGGTTTTTCAGACGGGAGAGGAACAACAATTTGAGTTTAGCTTAGTCACCGCCCAAGGACTGAAGTATTACCAAACCCGCTTAGTCCCTGAAATGGAGACGGATGGTAATTTGATTTCTGTATTGGGAATGACGCGGGACATCACCGATCATAAGCTGGCGATTGAGGCACTGCGGGAGAGTGAAGATGGGTTCCGTCAGTTGACCGAAAATATCAATGAAGTCTTTTGGATGGTTACCCCCGATTTCAGCGAAAGATTATACATTAGCCCTGCCTATGAGCAGATATGGGGTCGCTCATGCCAGAGTTTGTACGACCAGTCTAATTCTTGGAGTGAGGCTGTCCATTCTGAAGATCGAGAGTTCCTGATAGGCAAGCAGGAGCAAGAGTCTCGTGGTGAGGTTACTGATGTGGAGTATCGGATTGTGCGACCGGATGGGTCAATGCGTTGGATACGCGATCGCGCCTTTCCCATCTATGATGCACAAGGTCAAGTTTACCGCATCGCTGGAATTGCCGAGGATATTACCTGCCGCAAACAGGCGGAACTAGAAAGTTATAAGGTACTGCAACGAGAGAGGGAACTGAGTATGCTCAAGTCCAGCTTTGTTGCTATGACTTCCCATGAGTTCCGCACTCCTCTAACGGCGATTTCCTCTTCTACTGACTTGTTAGAGCGTTACCGGAACCGCTTGTCAGAAGAGAAACAACAAGCTCATCTCCATCGCATTAAATCCGCTGTTCTACGAATGACTCAGATGTTGAATGATATCCTGCTGATGAGTGAAGCGGAAGCCGGGAAACTGCAATTCAACCCTGCACCGTTGAATTTAGTACAATTTTGTCGTCATTTAGTAGAAGATGTCCAACCCACTGCCAAAGAACAGCAGGTGATTCATTTTACCTATCGCAGCGACGGCACTATTGCCGGACAAGATAGCGATGAAATCAAGCAGAAAAGATTCGATTTTCTCTCTGGTTTGGCTTTATGGGATGAGAAACTGTTACGGCAGATTCTGGGCAATTTGCTCTCGAATGCCCTGAAGTATTCTCCAGAAGGCGGTACTGTCCAGTTTGACCTCACGGCTAAAAATGACCGAGTAATCTTTCAAATTCAAGACCAAGGAATTGGCATTCCCCCCGCCGATCAATCCCGCTTGTTTGAAGCCTTTCATCGTGCGAATAATGTCGGTACGATTCAGGGAACGGGATTAGGATTGGCAATTGTTAAACAATGCCTGGATTTACATCGAGGTGAGATTACGTTTACCAGTGAAGTCGGCAAAGGTACGAGGTTTATCATCACCTTGCCCTTATCCTAATTATTATTATTATTTGCAGCGTGCAGGTCTGCTTAATCCGTTACCTTCCATTCTTCAAGAGTTGCAATCCCAACCCTGAGGTAAGAGTGACTCAAAAACTCTCTCATCTCTTCCTTCCATCCAGCTTGCAAAGCACTCAGAAACCGTTCTCGGCGTTTTCCGGGAATAGCCGCTGTGACGAATGCTTTTTGTTCTGCCTCAGTTGCAGTCGGGTGGGTTTCCTTCAATTGCTCAAGCAGTTTCTGAATTTCCATTGCTGCTTCGGCGAGAGTTTGTTTTTGCCAGGATAGTGCCTTGTGCAGTTCTTCCCGCAACAGTTTGCTGAGAACTTGGGTATCCGTTTCTCTCAGCATTTCGGAAGTTTGAAGGTGGCTAATAGAATTTCTATATATAGATTTGTCGGGTTTTACTCTCATGGCAAAAGTTCCTTTAGACTGCCATTGCAAATTACAATAAAACGTTGGCAGAGGAATATCGTGGAGGTTCTCTACAGGTTATATCCTCTGTTGCTGTCTTCGCTTCGACTTTAGATGATTAGATGAAACCCTGATGGAGGCTGTCGTAGGCTTGTTCTATTGGCACACTCAGACTTCTCGATTAACCCCAGCCGTTTATGGGCAAATTCTAGCGCTTTCAACCTTTTTTTGTGCCTGTATTTGAGTCATTTAAATGACCCGTATAGGTTGAGGTATTTTCAGCTTGTTTTACAGGACAAATCATAAAGTGGCTGAACTGAAGCCTTATGTTTTGTAACTCCCTGCTCATCGGCTGTAGTCTGTGGTTTATGGCAGATCAAGAGCAAGTTAGCACTCTATTTAAGAGTATCACGATTGTTGTCTTACTAGATAAAGTTGTAATACACAATACATATAACAAAAGGCAGATGGCAGATGGGATGCAGATTGACGGCTGAAGGTTTCAGGATTTGGCGAGAGTCAAGAGTTGCCTTGGCGACGGCTATAACGGAGAGTCGCTCTTTCATAACAATACGCTTTGCGCGATCGCTCTTTCCCAACCGCACCAGCTTCGGTGGTAAATTATCCTTATGCAAAATTGGATTTACCGTTACCCGCCCCTAGAAACCGGAGTCTTACTCAAGCGCTACAAACGCTTTTTTGCCGATATTCAACTTACCTCAGGGGAAGTGATAACGGCTCATTGCCCTAATACTGGCCCCATGACGGGTGTCTCCACTCCTGGTAGTTTAGTTAAAGTCTCCCGCAGCGATAGCCCTAAACGGAAGTTACCCTACACCTGGGAGATGATTCAGGTTGATGACAATGAACCCACTTGGGTTGGCGTTAACACGGCACTCCCCAATCGAGTGATTAAGTTAGCTTTGGAACAACGGCTATTTCCAGAGTTAGCCGACAGCTACAATGAAATTTGCTGCGAGGTTCCTTATGGTAAAGAACTGAAAAGTCGGGTGGATTTTTTACTCCAAAGTACTTTCATCCCCTTGAGTGCAGCCAGCGAGGAACTCGCCTCGTGCGATCGCATTGAACCGCCCATCTATTTAGAAGTCAAGAGTGTCACCTTATCTCAAGGAAATGTGGCATTATTTCCCGATACTGTCACCACTCGCGGACAAAAGCATCTGCGAGAATTAATGGCACTTGTACCCCAATCAAGGGCAGTAATGCTCTATTTTATTAATCGGGGTGACTGCCTTTCCTTTGCTCCTGCTGATAGTTATGACCCCGTTTATGGTCAACTGTTGCGAGAAGCCGTACTTCAGGGGGTTGAAGTGTTACCCTGCCGTTTTGCAATTACCCCGGAAGGAATTCGCTATTTGGGTTTGGCTGAATTTCTCCCCATGCAACCGCCAGTGAATGCGAAAGCTGATGTTCCTCTTACGACTGCTTAGACTATAAATTTGAGTGCGTATGCTCTACCCGATTCCTAACCCGCTATTTCATCACTGAGTCAGCCGTTTAGAATGACAATCATCACACGGGCTAGAAGATGAGGTTAACGTGCAGCTAAAGCAGGTGATCATTGCGTATAAAGCTAAAGACTCCCACAGCCGCAGTTGGGCAGAAAAATGTGCTCGACAATTGGAAAAACGCCAATGTCATATTTTAATGGGGCCTAGTGGTGCACAGGATAATCCTTACCCTGTGTTTTTAGCCTCTGCCATGAGCCAGATCGATTTAGCTGTGGTATTGGGCGGCGACGGTACAGCCCTCGCTGCCGCGAGACACCTTGCCCCAGAAGGAGTGCCAATTTTAGCTGTGAATGTGGGTGGGCACTTAGGGTTTCTCACTGAACCGTTTGAGGAATTTAAAGACACGGAGAAAATTTGGGACCGATTAAGTGAAGATCGCTACGCCATTCAGCGGCGGATGATGGTTCAAGCGGCTGTATTTGAAGGCCATCGTACCAACATGGAACCCATGAGCGATCGCTTTTTAGCCCTGAATGAAATGTGCGTTAAACCTGCCTCAGCGGATCGGATGATTACCTCTGTTCTGGAAATGGAAATTGATGGAGAAGTTATCGATCAGTACCAAGGTGACGGACTGATTGTCGCTACACCCACTGGATCAACTTGCTACACCCTTTCTGCCAATGGGCCAATTTTACACGATGGTATGGAAGCGCTCACCGTGACGCCGATTTGCCCCTTGAGTCTTTCCAGTCGTCCTATTGTTTTGCCTTCTGGTTCCGTGGTTAGCATTTGGCCTTTAGGGGATTACGAACTTAATACCAAACTGTGGACGGATGGTGTTCTAGGCACTTCCATTTGGCCTGGGCAACGGGTGGATGTTCGCATGGCGGATTGCTACGCGAAGTTCATTATTTTGCGAGAGAACTATTCCTATTACCAGATATTACGAGAAAAGCTGCAATGGGCGGGTGCCAGAATTTCTTATAGTAACAATCATCGTAATGGGAAATAGGTAATGGGTAATGGGTAATGGAAAAAGCAAGCCTCAAAAGTTATTCCTTTTCCATCCATTACGCAACTCTACGATGCTGCGCCTCTGATATCCCCATAATTATTGATGGCAAATTCAAGTTGTAGGAGCAAGCGTTCTTTCTGGGTTGGAAGAGTGCCTTTGTGAAAACAAGTCGCATCTTCTACAAATCCTAAACCCGCAGGGCCGCAAATCGTCACCAAATTCTCAGCGCCATAACAATTGATAATATCTTCATCCGGTTTACTAGCGCAGCGTACACCTAAAAGCTGATGGGACAACTTCTTGTTTTTGTGAGTCCCGCGAATCAATATATGAGGACCGCTGGAGAGGTCAACATCGGTTAAGTAAAAGAAGAATTTGATGAATCGATAGTCGTCTAGATCGTAATGAAATACCTGAGCCGCTTTGAGTTGCTCCATGGGTGTTCCCTCAACCGGAAAACTCCACCAAAGTTCACTGGCTATATGTAGGGGAGGCGCTCCTAAATATTTAGCTGCGATCGCTAATATGGCTGGATCGTTTTCTAGCTTTCTTACCGCTGCACATCCCTGAGCATTGAAATAGCTACCTAAGCGAATTTTTCTCCCCAGTGAGGTTTCGGCTTGTTCTTTTTCGCGATAATAAAAGCTCGCGGCTGAGTTTCTATCTGCATAGCAGGGTGCCGATTGTGCATAGTCCAGTATTTCTTGAATTACCGCTTGGGGAAGATTAATACCTGGAGCATAGCTATCGCTTCTTATCCCTGAAACGAGGGTATCTACATGGATGTTGTCTAGAATAGAAGGGGTTTCCTGGCTGATTTCGCAAGACGGATGGAGGAA of the Allocoleopsis franciscana PCC 7113 genome contains:
- the moaC gene encoding cyclic pyranopterin monophosphate synthase MoaC — its product is MQQENFSTQPLTHLDSHGQAQMVDVSGKVATRRQAIAAAQVRMQTATFEAIEAGNAPKGDVLGTARLAGIMAAKQTAQLIPLCHPLPLHKVEVQLTPDPQLPGYQIQASVTTKAETGVEMEALTAVSVAALTLYDMAKALEKSIQIESIRLLQKTGGKSGDYLLEEDVVS
- a CDS encoding 2TM domain-containing protein, which produces MPPRWPRKPDRNDPDYRRLDDRMNFAVHVALFAAFNSGIWFFRTLYHTNWSWAAWVTGTWALILLAHAIYIFAIANYSLVPSKDSPTKSS
- a CDS encoding DUF3181 family protein; translated protein: MRQTNTTESIEALAAEIGENIYIDIAKWHLYLRDAHLHTTLAERVYPLLTNNTLEEREVLRILEDISVQLGGGKRQVPLIDLLPTSCQVNLMDLLEEYQRNL
- the murJ gene encoding murein biosynthesis integral membrane protein MurJ, which encodes MSKTQKTARSLSGIAGIVAVATLISKVFGLVRQQAIAAAFGVGPAVDAYSYAYVIPGFLLILLGGINGPFHSAIVSVLAKRDRSEAAPIVETITTFVGAILLLVVLVLVLFSGVFIDLIGPGLTPQVRAIAIQQLQIMAPMAVLAGLIGIGFGTLNAADMYWLPSVSPLFSSITVIGGIGILALQLGSQITAPKYVMLGGMVLAWGTVSGAILQWLVQVVAQWRAGLGTLRLRLNWKQPGVTDVLKIMGPATLSSGMLQINLYTDLFFASAIPGAAAAISYAGLLVQTPLGIISNMILVPLLPTFSRLAAPENWPELKQRIRQGLLLTAITMLPLGALMMTLAVPIVQVVYQRGAFQSQASELVASLLVAYGIGMFVYLARDVLVRVFYALGDGETPFRISIINILLNAVLDYVLVQRFGAPGLILATVGVNFTSTIALLWLLNRKLRGLPLGEWSLPILGLIAGSVVAGFASWGVNWGIQQVWTAQGLLVGLVQLSLSGIVGLGVFALIATRLNLPEVDMFASRLRRKLGR
- a CDS encoding PAS domain S-box protein, which translates into the protein MTRLNLDDFAKQIQDWCQRLAQLQQLTGESPSTPQQQEIILTAVEGLSTAFEELQVANEELYQQHEKLLMTQQALIAERQRYQQLFEFAPDAYLVTDVNGVIQEANRAAATRLNHSQQFLVGKPLACYVVKEERRAFRNQLNQLRQVEGVQEWEVSLRSPDQTPLITALRVGTIQSPEGQPMGFRWLMRDITEHKRIELELRQAHERLHLAANALDGIIYDWNVENGTVDRTQGLVEVLGYRPEEAQPTLDWWTQFIHPDDRQPVRQVISNALANSSAFDTEYRIRDKNYQYLHIWDRGQIIRNASGRAVRVVGSTLNISGRKQAEEQAQQSAAEIRQIFNMLPSLVWKFCPTRFQFVYISDMMAELSGISREAFLENPQIWDDRVDLGNESQEALRISWEAIRKGESYRVIYRFHTLHRGVRWFEVIGRAVDEEGVLYYYGSTTDITECKQAEESLHRLNQELENRVKERTSELEQLNHQLLAEIAERMSVEAALHQREQEYRALVEHAPDIIERFDPQGRHLYVNPAIESVTGKPPNEFIGKTNRELGISEPNLAIWEQALSRVFQTGEEQQFEFSLVTAQGLKYYQTRLVPEMETDGNLISVLGMTRDITDHKLAIEALRESEDGFRQLTENINEVFWMVTPDFSERLYISPAYEQIWGRSCQSLYDQSNSWSEAVHSEDREFLIGKQEQESRGEVTDVEYRIVRPDGSMRWIRDRAFPIYDAQGQVYRIAGIAEDITCRKQAELESYKVLQRERELSMLKSSFVAMTSHEFRTPLTAISSSTDLLERYRNRLSEEKQQAHLHRIKSAVLRMTQMLNDILLMSEAEAGKLQFNPAPLNLVQFCRHLVEDVQPTAKEQQVIHFTYRSDGTIAGQDSDEIKQKRFDFLSGLALWDEKLLRQILGNLLSNALKYSPEGGTVQFDLTAKNDRVIFQIQDQGIGIPPADQSRLFEAFHRANNVGTIQGTGLGLAIVKQCLDLHRGEITFTSEVGKGTRFIITLPLS
- the sfsA gene encoding DNA/RNA nuclease SfsA, translated to MQNWIYRYPPLETGVLLKRYKRFFADIQLTSGEVITAHCPNTGPMTGVSTPGSLVKVSRSDSPKRKLPYTWEMIQVDDNEPTWVGVNTALPNRVIKLALEQRLFPELADSYNEICCEVPYGKELKSRVDFLLQSTFIPLSAASEELASCDRIEPPIYLEVKSVTLSQGNVALFPDTVTTRGQKHLRELMALVPQSRAVMLYFINRGDCLSFAPADSYDPVYGQLLREAVLQGVEVLPCRFAITPEGIRYLGLAEFLPMQPPVNAKADVPLTTA
- a CDS encoding NAD(+) kinase, with amino-acid sequence MQLKQVIIAYKAKDSHSRSWAEKCARQLEKRQCHILMGPSGAQDNPYPVFLASAMSQIDLAVVLGGDGTALAAARHLAPEGVPILAVNVGGHLGFLTEPFEEFKDTEKIWDRLSEDRYAIQRRMMVQAAVFEGHRTNMEPMSDRFLALNEMCVKPASADRMITSVLEMEIDGEVIDQYQGDGLIVATPTGSTCYTLSANGPILHDGMEALTVTPICPLSLSSRPIVLPSGSVVSIWPLGDYELNTKLWTDGVLGTSIWPGQRVDVRMADCYAKFIILRENYSYYQILREKLQWAGARISYSNNHRNGK